The Antarcticibacterium flavum genome contains the following window.
CAGCCTCTACCATTCCATAAAAGGAAGTTTCAGCAGTATTAGGTATATAGGAAAATACGGTATTAATGGTGTCGTGATCAATAGATTTAAGCACCTCTGGCATGAGAAGCCGACCAAGCATCTTCCTTTCCTTATAGATCTCGGCATCACTTCCTCGCGAGAAATAGATTCTTTCAAAGGAGCAGGCTTTACGCTCCAGTGGCTCCAGGATTTGTTTTATTGCAACCTCCCCGCTTTTTTTGGTAATAATAGCGTGGCCGGGAGGAAGTTCCTGTACATCCTCAAAGTTTACATTAAACACGGTTTGTATTACAGGTCTTTCCGAAGCTACCACGACAACCTCATCATCCTTATAATAATATGCTGGCCTAATCCCTGCGGGATCTCTAAGTACAAAGGAGTCGCCGTGGCCCAGCAAACCGGCCATAGCATATCCGCCGTCCCAATTCTTGGCACTTTTGCGTAAAATTTTGGCAACATTAAGCCGTTCTGCGATCACAGGCGAAGCTTCTACTTTGGTAAAACCTTCTTTTTTTAATTTTTTATAAAGTTTCCTAACCTCGTCATCAAGGAAATGTCCAATCTTCTCCATCACGGTAACAGTATCTGCCCGCTCTTTAGGGTGCTGTCCCAGTTCTACCAAATTATTGAATAGCTGGAATACATTGGTCATATTGAAATTTCCTGCAACAATAAGATTCCTGTGCATCCAGTTATTTTGCCGCAGGAAGGGGTGCACGCTTTCAATACTGTTCTTTCCAAATGTTCCATAGCGCACGTGACCAAGGAATAGCTCTCCAATATATGGGATGTGCTTTTTTTGAAGTGCAACATCATTGGCATATTCAGGATTTTCTGTGATCTCCTGGTTTATACGCTCGTTAATTTGGTTGAAGATATCTTGTATGGGTTGTGCTGCATTTGACCTTAAGCGGCTAATGTAACGATCTCCAGGGGCAGTATTGAGCTTAATACTCGCAAATCCCGCTCCATCCTGTCCGCGGTTATGCTGCTTTTCCATTAGGAGGTACATTTTATTTACCCCATAGAAGGCAGTACCATATTTTTCCTTGTAATATTCCAGCGGTTTAAGAAGCCGGATGAGTGCAATCCCGCACTCGTGTTTTAAAGCGTCACTCATATATTGGTTTATTTCGGCTTTAGGTATTTTAAGGTTTCTTAGTCACAAAAAAAGCCCTGAAATTACAGGGCTCTATTAGGAGAAAGTTTTATATCGAATTGTGTAAGACTTTTAAATTCCTGCATGCGCGAGTCTATTTCATCAAGATCCAGCTTTTCCATTCTCTCTGTGCCAAATTTTTCGACACAAAAAGAGGCAAGACCTGAACCGTAGATCACAGCATTCTTCATATTTTCAAAAGAGATATCTTCTGTTTGTGCAAGGTAACCTACAAAACCTCCTGCGAAGGTGTCTCCTGCTCCCGTTGGGTCAAATACATCTTCCAGTGGCAGCGCCGGGGCAAAGAATACTTTTTCCTTATGGAACAACAAGGCGCCGTGCTCCCCTTTTTTAATGACCACGTATTTAGGGCCCAATTCCTCGATTTTTCTGGCAGCTCTTACCAGGGAATGTTCCCCGGTTAGCTGTCTCGCTTCTTCATCATTTATAGTGATCACATCTACTTTTGCGATGACTTTCATAAGGTCATCCCACGTATTGTCCATCCAAAAGTTCATAGTGTCCAGGACAACTAATTTTGGGTTTTCTACCTGTTCCAGCACGCTTAATTGTACTAATGGGTGCAGGTTTCCAAGCATTACGATCTCGGCATCCTTATAACTCTCCGGAACTACAGGGTTAAAATCTGCAAGCACATTTAATTGTGTTTCCAGGGTGTCCCTGGTATTAAGGTCATTATGGTATTTGCCGCTCCAAAAGAAGGTCTTTCCTCCTTTTACTATCTCAATTCCGTCTATATTAATACCATTGCCGGTAAGAAGGTCAAGATGCTCTTGTGGGAAATCTTCCCCTACTATAGAGACTATCGCATTGTCTATATTAAAACGGGAAGATGACAGTCCAATATATGTTGCGGCACCACCCAGGATCTTATCGGTTTTACCAAAAGGGGTTTCAATTGCATCGAAGGCTACTGTGCCTACTATCAATAATTTACTCATAACAGGATTTCAATTTTGAGGTGCAAATATACATGATGTTTTACAAGGAATAGGGGAAATCACAAACTTTAAGGAGAATGGGTTTATTAATTTTGTTGCTCTTGAAAACCTTCGTCTATAAGTAGGCGTGGCTGTTTGGAAGCTGCGACTGCCAGGGTATCGCAGCGTTCATTTTGAGGATGATTATTATGTCCCCTTATCCATTTAAAATCGACCGTATGTTTCCTGTACTCGACCAGGAATTCCTTCCATAGGTCTGTGTTCTTGCGATCTTTAAAATTCTTTTTTTCCCAGCCAAAGATCCAGCCCTTGCTCACTGCGTCCACAACATATTTGGAATCTGTGAATACAACTGCCCTGGTTCCGGGATTTTTTAATTTCCGGAGGGCTTCTATAACAGCTAGGAGTTCCATCCTGTTATTGGTGGTGTGTTTAAATCCTTTTGAAAATTCCTTTTTGTATGGTTTTCCAACCCATTCCATAACGATCCCATAGCCGCCTGGCCCGGGATTGCCTCTTGCAGCCCCATCTGTATAAATATGTACCATAGGATCATTCACCTTTTTGCTGCTTGAGGAGATCTTCTATTACCAGCGGGAAATGTTCATATTCCAGCTCATGGATCTTCCCGGCCAGATGGGAGGCGGTCATATTGTCATCAACAGGAATAGTAGCCTGGAAAATTGTTTTGCCTTCATCATATTTTTCATTCACAAAATGAATGGTAATGCCTGTTTCTACCTCCTTCTGGTCAATTACTGCCTTATGTACAGCATCACCAAACATTCCCTTACCACCAAATTTTGGCAAGAGGGCAGGGTGGAGGTTAATGACCCTGTTCGGAAATTTTTTGAGGATCTTGTTTGGGAAAAGCCATAGAAACCCTGCCAGAACAATGAGATTTGGATTCAGGTCTTTTAGGACATTGAGCATCTCATTGGTCTCATAAAAGGATTCACGATCAAAATGAAGCGCTTTCACTCCCAGGTCGTGCGCTTTTTTGAGAACAGGGGCTTTTCTGTTATTGGAAAAAACGGCAATAACCTCTGCTGTTTGAGTGTTTTGGAAATATTTTATGATGTTTTCAGCATTGGTTCCGTTACCGGAGGCGAAGATCACAATTTTGGCTGGAGGCATAGAAAAGGGCGGTTCAAGGCGGAGTTAACAATAATTAAGACGTAAAAATAAAGGGTTTAAATGAAATTTACGTAAATTAGAACCACATTTTTAAACTAAAAACCGGTTTTAAAATAAAGTTTTTTATTTTTGCCACCTAATCAAAATTAAAATAGAATATTATGTCAGACATTGCATCAAGAGTAAAAGCGATTATCGTTGACAAATTGGGAGTTGACGAGAATGAAGTTGTAAACGAAGCCAGCTTCACCAACGACTTGGGCGCTGATTCATTAGACACTGTGGAATTAATCATGGAATTCGAGAAGGAATTTGATATCCAGATTCCAGACGACCAGGCAGAAAACATTGCTACAGTTGGTCAGGCAATTTCTTATATTGAAAACGCAAAATAAAAAGAAAAGCATTTTATGGAGTTAAAGCGAGTTGTAGTTACAGGCCTGGGAGCCTTGACACCTATTGGGAACAATGTTGAAGAATATTGGGATGGATTGGTGGCCGGTAAAAGTGGTTGTGCTCCTATAACCTATTTCGATTCTGAAAAATTCAAAACTAAATTCGCTTGTGAACTCAAAAACTTCGATGTTCTTGAATTTTTTGACCGCAAGGAGGCAAGGAAACTGGACAGGTTTGCCCAGTATGCCATAGTAGCTTCAGATGAGGCTATAAAAGACTCCGGTATAGATATGAATACCATCGATAAGTATCGTGTAGGTGTGATTTGGGGTGCGGGAATAGGAGGCCTGGAAACTTTTCAGGATGAAGTTACCAATTTTGCAAATGGTGACGGCACTCCCCGTTTCAATCCCTTTTTTATTCCAAAGATGATAGCAGATATTGCCCCGGGTAATATCTCTATTCGTCACGGTCTTATGGGTCCAAATTATACTACTGTTTCTGCTTGTGCATCAGCTGCAAACGCTATGATAGATGCTTTGAATTATATAAGGCTGGGTTACAGCGATATTATAATTTCAGGAGGATCTGAGGCTGCAGTGACCAAGGCCGGAATGGGCGGTTTCAACGCCATGCATGCCTTGTCTACCAGAAATGAAAGTCCTGAAACCGCTTCAAGACCTTTCGATGCTACCAGAGATGGATTTGTATTGGGAGAGGGAGCAGGGGCAATTGTCCTGGAAGAATATGAGCACGCAAAGGCTCGCGGAGCAAAAATATATGCTGAATTTATTGGCGGCGGGTTATCATCTGATGCATATCATATGACGGCTCCTCATCCCGAAGGAACCGGGGTTGTGGCAGTTATGAAAAACTGTTTGCAAAATGCCGGGATCAAACCTGAAGATGTAGATGCCATCAACACCCACGGTACCTCCACTCCTCTAGGGGATGTGGCAGAATTGAAGGCTATAAGCATTGTATTTGGAGAACATGCCAAAAATATTAATATCAATTCCACGAAATCCATGACTGGCCATTTACTTGGTGCAGCCGGTGCTGTTGAAGCTATCTCGGCTATTTTGTCAATGAAACATGGAATTGT
Protein-coding sequences here:
- the fabF gene encoding beta-ketoacyl-ACP synthase II, which gives rise to MELKRVVVTGLGALTPIGNNVEEYWDGLVAGKSGCAPITYFDSEKFKTKFACELKNFDVLEFFDRKEARKLDRFAQYAIVASDEAIKDSGIDMNTIDKYRVGVIWGAGIGGLETFQDEVTNFANGDGTPRFNPFFIPKMIADIAPGNISIRHGLMGPNYTTVSACASAANAMIDALNYIRLGYSDIIISGGSEAAVTKAGMGGFNAMHALSTRNESPETASRPFDATRDGFVLGEGAGAIVLEEYEHAKARGAKIYAEFIGGGLSSDAYHMTAPHPEGTGVVAVMKNCLQNAGIKPEDVDAINTHGTSTPLGDVAELKAISIVFGEHAKNININSTKSMTGHLLGAAGAVEAISAILSMKHGIVPPTINHEHRDENIDPELNLTLNKAQERDVNVVMSNTFGFGGHNACVLFKKFTE
- the purN gene encoding phosphoribosylglycinamide formyltransferase, with protein sequence MPPAKIVIFASGNGTNAENIIKYFQNTQTAEVIAVFSNNRKAPVLKKAHDLGVKALHFDRESFYETNEMLNVLKDLNPNLIVLAGFLWLFPNKILKKFPNRVINLHPALLPKFGGKGMFGDAVHKAVIDQKEVETGITIHFVNEKYDEGKTIFQATIPVDDNMTASHLAGKIHELEYEHFPLVIEDLLKQQKGE
- a CDS encoding amidophosphoribosyltransferase yields the protein MSDALKHECGIALIRLLKPLEYYKEKYGTAFYGVNKMYLLMEKQHNRGQDGAGFASIKLNTAPGDRYISRLRSNAAQPIQDIFNQINERINQEITENPEYANDVALQKKHIPYIGELFLGHVRYGTFGKNSIESVHPFLRQNNWMHRNLIVAGNFNMTNVFQLFNNLVELGQHPKERADTVTVMEKIGHFLDDEVRKLYKKLKKEGFTKVEASPVIAERLNVAKILRKSAKNWDGGYAMAGLLGHGDSFVLRDPAGIRPAYYYKDDEVVVVASERPVIQTVFNVNFEDVQELPPGHAIITKKSGEVAIKQILEPLERKACSFERIYFSRGSDAEIYKERKMLGRLLMPEVLKSIDHDTINTVFSYIPNTAETSFYGMVEAAQDELNRQKNQTILAEKETLTDARLQEILEYKLRTEKIAIKDVKLRTFITEDSSRDDLVAHVYDVTYGVVKQTDNLVIIDDSIVRGTTLKKSIIKMLDRLNPKQLVVVSSAPQIRFPDCYGIDMARLEDLVAFRATLELLKDNNQYHIVDEVYEKCKKQVDLDDVDVQNFVKEIYEPFTDQQISDKISELLSEPEVKTKVKIIYQTVDNLHKACPKNLGDWYFTGDYPTFGGNRVVNRAFINFYEGNKDRAY
- a CDS encoding acyl carrier protein — encoded protein: MSDIASRVKAIIVDKLGVDENEVVNEASFTNDLGADSLDTVELIMEFEKEFDIQIPDDQAENIATVGQAISYIENAK
- the rnhA gene encoding ribonuclease HI, which codes for MVHIYTDGAARGNPGPGGYGIVMEWVGKPYKKEFSKGFKHTTNNRMELLAVIEALRKLKNPGTRAVVFTDSKYVVDAVSKGWIFGWEKKNFKDRKNTDLWKEFLVEYRKHTVDFKWIRGHNNHPQNERCDTLAVAASKQPRLLIDEGFQEQQN
- a CDS encoding PfkB family carbohydrate kinase, whose amino-acid sequence is MSKLLIVGTVAFDAIETPFGKTDKILGGAATYIGLSSSRFNIDNAIVSIVGEDFPQEHLDLLTGNGINIDGIEIVKGGKTFFWSGKYHNDLNTRDTLETQLNVLADFNPVVPESYKDAEIVMLGNLHPLVQLSVLEQVENPKLVVLDTMNFWMDNTWDDLMKVIAKVDVITINDEEARQLTGEHSLVRAARKIEELGPKYVVIKKGEHGALLFHKEKVFFAPALPLEDVFDPTGAGDTFAGGFVGYLAQTEDISFENMKNAVIYGSGLASFCVEKFGTERMEKLDLDEIDSRMQEFKSLTQFDIKLSPNRAL